One region of Rubripirellula tenax genomic DNA includes:
- a CDS encoding PEP-utilizing enzyme, which yields MSNSLPFDTSRQWQHRLTRPVSLFGASLWYAWHPSPLVEELLGVRMTDALFVETKQSLVRRYRVRDQLAASESGFDQLVTENQSVLAQTLESARLLNEQAESAIAAGSGAYSNFGEAFEFFVRHGIHATVIPDGTVRAYERLRLQSDEHLEFANDLRLVSHYHRLITDVLYPIAVQDLQNAGVAYPANSVEFITYNELQRHQYSQIAGRIASRNDGRVFVYQNLGGEEQIVWRRNNLDVVKSLEEQGSDEQAGELIGRVAFQGVASGIARVVTGSPQDVVTFNEGDILVAPDALPTLTSLVRKCGGIITDEGGAACHAATVSREFKKPCIVGTQLATAFVEDGEPIMVDSTDPTRGVVRFANTFESGNDDEELDICDANRNVIGRGKRSHAHRFGWWHQTFHFWVVSCGPQPGLVFQKRSSEVEDYPGLLDVTASGHLTAGEGILDGFREVEEELGKSFAPNDCESFGWQQECTDLPRQRKNYEHHAMYMVRCDDDLLQYSLALDELDGLLSIDLEDAQELFSQKRSSCIAKGVEFQNSTLVTLERTVTLADFRPNRLGYYMNAAMRAYRLINSAHANSNQRTTP from the coding sequence ATGAGTAACTCGTTGCCGTTTGATACTTCGAGACAGTGGCAGCATCGGCTGACGCGGCCGGTAAGTTTATTCGGAGCATCGCTTTGGTACGCATGGCACCCGTCCCCACTGGTAGAAGAATTGCTTGGTGTCAGGATGACCGATGCGCTCTTCGTTGAGACAAAGCAATCGCTTGTCCGGAGATACCGAGTTCGAGATCAATTAGCGGCCTCTGAGTCTGGGTTCGATCAACTGGTCACCGAGAATCAAAGCGTGCTCGCACAGACTCTTGAATCCGCCAGGTTGCTCAATGAACAAGCGGAATCTGCGATCGCGGCAGGTTCAGGGGCGTACTCAAACTTCGGTGAAGCTTTTGAGTTCTTCGTTCGGCACGGAATTCACGCAACTGTGATTCCTGACGGCACTGTTAGGGCGTATGAGCGACTGCGCCTACAAAGCGATGAGCATTTAGAATTCGCAAACGATCTTCGACTGGTCTCGCACTACCACCGCCTAATAACCGACGTTCTTTATCCTATCGCGGTTCAGGATCTGCAGAATGCGGGCGTTGCTTACCCGGCAAACTCGGTGGAATTCATCACTTACAACGAGTTGCAACGGCACCAATACTCACAGATCGCGGGTCGGATCGCGTCACGAAACGACGGGCGCGTTTTCGTCTATCAGAACCTTGGTGGCGAAGAACAGATAGTGTGGCGTCGAAACAACCTTGACGTAGTAAAATCGCTCGAAGAGCAAGGAAGTGACGAGCAGGCTGGAGAACTCATTGGCCGCGTAGCATTTCAAGGAGTAGCATCAGGAATTGCACGTGTAGTGACTGGAAGCCCGCAAGATGTTGTTACCTTCAATGAAGGCGACATACTCGTAGCACCAGATGCATTGCCCACATTGACAAGTCTCGTTCGGAAGTGTGGAGGAATCATCACGGACGAAGGAGGAGCAGCATGTCATGCAGCTACCGTCAGCCGGGAATTCAAGAAGCCGTGTATCGTCGGCACGCAACTCGCCACGGCTTTCGTTGAAGACGGAGAGCCGATTATGGTTGATTCGACCGATCCAACTAGAGGTGTCGTGCGGTTCGCCAACACGTTTGAATCAGGTAACGACGATGAAGAGCTCGACATCTGCGATGCAAATCGGAATGTGATCGGTCGCGGAAAGCGATCTCATGCTCATCGATTCGGTTGGTGGCATCAAACATTTCACTTTTGGGTGGTTTCATGCGGTCCTCAACCTGGATTGGTTTTTCAAAAGCGATCAAGCGAAGTTGAAGACTACCCGGGGCTACTGGATGTGACCGCAAGTGGCCACTTGACGGCTGGAGAAGGAATTCTGGACGGATTCCGAGAAGTGGAGGAGGAACTTGGAAAATCATTTGCCCCCAATGACTGCGAGTCTTTCGGATGGCAACAGGAATGCACTGACCTTCCTCGTCAAAGAAAAAACTACGAGCACCATGCCATGTATATGGTTCGCTGCGATGATGATCTGTTGCAATACTCTTTGGCCTTGGACGAGTTGGACGGCTTGTTAAGCATCGACTTAGAGGATGCTCAAGAGCTGTTCAGTCAAAAGCGATCGTCGTGCATCGCAAAGGGCGTTGAGTTTCAGAACAGCACGTTAGTCACTCTTGAGCGAACTGTGACATTGGCAGACTTCAGGCCGAATCGACTCGGTTACTATATGAACGCGGCAATGAGGGCATACCGCCTGATCAATTCCGCCCATGCAAATTCGAACCAGCGGACTACGCCATGA
- the drmD gene encoding DISARM system SNF2-like helicase DrmD: MSTVEMDATRPEVGQAVQVRNRLATVRAVEPYDTRGKQGRLHIVEVEYLDDCRYPESEQVLWEVEATAKVLGSTSLPGVDANPPDLPVSLQSFVNAHRWTRLNRLRETNDIKDEPILGVWNSAIQVHPYQLEPVIRALSMPRVSLLLADGVGLGKTIQSGLVLEELLLRRRIRRVLVMCPAMLQRQWKIELQRKFNLNFEIIDSDSTFQLRRRMGIDTNPWKAFPRVITSMDYLRMPDVLQQFMQASQVGDDEGQVLAHAPWDLLIVDECHHFAPSSGSRASQRTRMLREIRFLFEHRLFASATPHNGKTVSFTGLLELLDPVRFQMHYELDDNTRSALRDVRIRRLKDDINANSLHPPFAHQHEPESLEYDLSDKEVALYAALRKYRNQGEEDLKEATGKERWLGKFIYSLLTKRLLSCPLAFARTWWRHVEPEPEESEEDDLGLFKLAEVSAQRADDQLKSDEERSVLEDDTARYGGLWFRKHGGLTNELQDNVGKALEALGYDRETVEDEAKLGTLAKRSDSKTDRLVQWVEDHLFVDGNLRDDERLLVFTEYKETLFYLEERFKQLGFDKNTLRMLFGGMNAGEFESVKNDFEDAAAPVRLMLATDAASEGINMQEECRWIIHYDIPWSPSKLQQRNGRVSRHGQMRDVHIHYFRSGEDEDSDFLFKVAAKVERVRQDLGSVERIFEAAIQRHFSGRETSIDAVNKLVDQTIEQSQQADELGQSSGGDIADLTRRARELLESTDDRLGISAEGLIEILKTSLTVEGAGSLDEIIDRPGFFRLRPPPRWEGLAKQSLSVGPKSDRMEIVFDGSLVEREKDGRRIMRVDRHQCLMRLGHPIMRQAMTTLCRQLHDPTSKQPIFRWSVAGMQGSGFEAL, translated from the coding sequence ATGTCGACAGTCGAAATGGATGCGACACGTCCAGAGGTCGGGCAGGCGGTGCAGGTTCGCAATCGCTTAGCAACAGTGCGCGCCGTTGAACCCTACGACACACGTGGAAAACAAGGACGTTTGCACATCGTCGAAGTCGAATACCTCGACGACTGCCGATACCCCGAATCGGAACAAGTGCTTTGGGAGGTCGAGGCCACCGCGAAAGTCCTTGGCAGCACATCGTTGCCGGGAGTGGATGCCAATCCACCAGATCTGCCGGTGTCGCTGCAGTCATTCGTCAATGCTCACCGATGGACGCGGTTGAATCGGCTCCGCGAAACAAACGACATCAAGGACGAGCCGATTCTTGGCGTTTGGAATTCAGCGATTCAGGTGCATCCGTACCAATTGGAACCGGTCATCCGAGCGCTCTCGATGCCGCGAGTCAGCCTGCTTTTGGCCGATGGCGTCGGACTGGGAAAAACGATTCAGTCTGGCTTGGTGCTGGAAGAGCTACTGCTCCGTCGTCGCATCCGCCGCGTTCTGGTCATGTGCCCTGCCATGCTGCAACGGCAGTGGAAGATCGAATTGCAACGCAAATTCAACCTGAACTTCGAGATCATCGACTCTGACTCGACGTTCCAGCTTCGCCGCCGCATGGGGATCGACACGAATCCTTGGAAAGCGTTTCCCCGAGTCATTACGTCGATGGACTATCTGCGGATGCCTGACGTGCTGCAGCAATTCATGCAGGCGTCCCAGGTCGGCGACGACGAGGGTCAAGTTCTCGCACACGCACCATGGGATTTGTTGATCGTCGACGAATGCCATCACTTCGCCCCGTCTAGCGGCAGCCGGGCCAGCCAGCGGACCCGAATGCTGCGTGAGATCCGCTTCCTGTTCGAGCACCGGCTATTCGCGTCGGCCACGCCGCACAATGGCAAGACGGTCAGCTTTACGGGCTTACTCGAATTGCTCGATCCCGTGCGATTCCAAATGCACTACGAACTCGACGACAACACTCGCAGTGCGCTTCGCGATGTTCGCATCCGACGACTCAAAGACGATATCAATGCCAACTCACTTCATCCGCCGTTCGCTCATCAACATGAACCCGAATCGCTGGAGTACGACCTGAGCGACAAAGAGGTCGCTCTCTATGCGGCCCTGCGAAAGTATCGCAACCAAGGCGAAGAGGACCTGAAGGAAGCTACGGGCAAAGAGCGTTGGCTCGGTAAGTTTATTTACTCGCTGCTGACCAAGCGTCTGCTCTCGTGTCCGCTGGCATTTGCTCGCACGTGGTGGCGTCACGTCGAACCTGAACCGGAAGAATCCGAGGAAGATGATCTTGGGCTATTCAAATTGGCCGAAGTCTCCGCTCAACGCGCGGACGATCAGCTGAAAAGTGACGAAGAACGCAGCGTGCTCGAAGACGACACGGCCCGCTACGGAGGTCTGTGGTTTCGGAAGCATGGTGGCTTGACGAATGAGCTTCAAGACAACGTCGGCAAAGCACTCGAAGCACTCGGCTACGATCGCGAAACAGTCGAGGATGAAGCTAAGCTAGGGACGCTTGCAAAACGATCGGACTCGAAGACTGACCGATTGGTTCAGTGGGTCGAGGACCATCTGTTCGTCGACGGCAATCTCCGCGACGACGAACGCCTGCTCGTTTTCACCGAATACAAAGAGACACTTTTCTATCTCGAAGAACGTTTCAAACAACTTGGCTTCGACAAGAACACGCTGCGGATGCTGTTCGGCGGAATGAACGCGGGAGAGTTTGAAAGCGTCAAGAATGATTTCGAGGATGCCGCTGCACCGGTCCGACTGATGCTGGCGACCGACGCCGCCTCTGAAGGTATCAACATGCAGGAGGAATGTCGGTGGATTATTCACTATGACATCCCCTGGTCGCCGTCCAAGCTGCAACAACGAAATGGCCGCGTCTCGCGCCACGGGCAAATGCGTGACGTTCATATCCATTACTTCCGCAGCGGCGAAGACGAAGACTCTGACTTTCTATTTAAAGTTGCCGCCAAAGTCGAGCGTGTTCGCCAGGACCTCGGCAGTGTTGAGCGAATCTTTGAGGCAGCCATTCAGCGGCACTTCAGTGGCCGTGAAACGTCCATCGATGCAGTCAACAAGCTCGTCGACCAGACGATCGAGCAGAGTCAGCAAGCCGACGAACTTGGCCAGAGTAGCGGCGGCGACATCGCCGACCTCACGCGTCGAGCACGCGAGTTGCTCGAAAGCACCGACGACCGGCTTGGCATTTCGGCTGAGGGTCTGATCGAGATACTGAAAACTTCGTTGACCGTTGAAGGTGCCGGCAGCCTCGATGAGATCATTGATCGGCCCGGATTCTTTCGGCTTCGGCCACCACCGCGTTGGGAAGGGCTGGCTAAGCAGTCATTGTCAGTTGGCCCGAAGTCCGATCGCATGGAGATTGTCTTCGACGGTTCACTGGTCGAGCGTGAGAAGGACGGACGCCGGATTATGCGAGTCGATCGGCATCAATGCCTGATGCGGTTGGGGCACCCGATTATGCGGCAGGCGATGACAACGCTGTGTCGCCAGTTGCACGACCCCACTTCCAAGCAGCCGATTTTTCGGTGGAGCGTCGCCGGGATGCAAGGAAGTGGCTTTGAGGCGTTATAA
- a CDS encoding sigma 54-interacting transcriptional regulator yields MTSVLGLIVEDRPEQRELLERAVRSYDGVDWELRAFEGEFRFKDVLAWVTTQLSEAMAYDHACLFLDLLWKRRPTDQYESHNNRTAHNFLTLLLCPEDVLDRVRDDFLVDGLRLLIELAPRAYRNLSIAVISKFGVDSLRSFARSLGADTTIQKFPELREFFANAEPREVNEARFHKVFSGLLFDMYLPLVQRDLIDFESKGATHVTIAFDEIEGEHADIHSALVKWRHVNSHRAPETDRPLPLDYESLEHHVHSFVDTVVHHARFSFKQFAQRQMSNNGTVDCDGIVGQGMLPALTEIRRTAPLEQFGVFIYGEPGTGKERLARFVHEVSPRASGPYVIVDCTNLPENTNEVEYILFGVVPGAIPHVSPRRGLVEEAAGGTIFFDEIAEVQWIHQERLMRFLNDRMFRPFGESNYKMCDARFVFATNKNLESLVAAEKFKGDFRDRIRKAAPIEINIPPLRERRDDVTDLVDHFLAPLKQAALHTDIRIEADAVAELVKYHWPSNVRELNWVVDKLYLLADEGVISAELVRSQLEASTGGVSSRPDLSDLKGLPLDERLAIVEEAAMLEAYEAAKGVRTEMARLLGKTDRTKITKWCKSHESK; encoded by the coding sequence ATGACTTCCGTTCTCGGTCTGATCGTCGAAGACCGCCCCGAACAAAGAGAGCTGCTCGAAAGGGCCGTCAGATCCTATGACGGTGTCGATTGGGAATTGCGCGCATTCGAAGGCGAGTTTCGATTCAAGGATGTGCTGGCATGGGTTACGACACAACTTTCCGAAGCAATGGCATACGATCATGCCTGCCTGTTTCTTGATTTGCTATGGAAACGCAGGCCGACGGATCAATACGAAAGTCACAATAACAGAACCGCACATAATTTTCTGACGCTGTTGCTTTGCCCCGAGGACGTGCTTGACCGAGTTCGCGATGATTTTCTGGTAGATGGTCTTAGGCTACTTATTGAGCTTGCACCCCGTGCATACCGAAATCTGTCGATCGCCGTCATCTCGAAGTTTGGAGTTGATTCCTTACGAAGCTTTGCTCGTTCATTGGGCGCTGACACAACGATTCAGAAGTTTCCAGAACTTCGAGAGTTTTTCGCGAACGCGGAACCTCGTGAGGTCAACGAAGCTAGATTCCATAAGGTCTTCAGTGGGCTACTGTTCGACATGTACCTGCCACTGGTTCAGCGCGACCTCATCGATTTTGAGTCAAAGGGAGCAACTCACGTTACTATCGCTTTTGACGAAATCGAGGGCGAACATGCCGATATCCATTCCGCGTTAGTGAAATGGCGGCACGTCAATTCCCACAGAGCTCCTGAAACTGACCGACCACTGCCGTTGGACTACGAGTCGTTGGAGCATCATGTCCATTCGTTCGTCGACACCGTTGTGCATCACGCGCGGTTCTCTTTCAAGCAGTTCGCTCAGCGACAAATGTCCAACAATGGAACTGTCGATTGCGATGGGATAGTGGGTCAGGGAATGCTTCCCGCCCTAACTGAGATCAGAAGAACGGCACCATTGGAACAGTTTGGCGTCTTTATTTACGGTGAGCCAGGCACAGGAAAGGAAAGACTCGCTCGGTTCGTGCACGAGGTCAGTCCAAGAGCGTCAGGGCCGTATGTTATCGTGGACTGCACAAATCTCCCGGAGAACACCAACGAGGTGGAGTACATTCTTTTCGGTGTTGTGCCTGGGGCAATACCTCATGTCTCGCCACGAAGGGGATTGGTCGAAGAGGCAGCTGGCGGGACGATCTTCTTTGATGAGATTGCGGAGGTGCAGTGGATTCACCAGGAACGGCTCATGCGGTTTTTAAATGATCGCATGTTTCGCCCGTTCGGCGAATCCAACTACAAGATGTGCGACGCACGTTTTGTATTTGCGACAAATAAGAACCTCGAATCTTTGGTCGCTGCAGAGAAATTTAAGGGCGACTTTCGTGATAGGATTCGCAAAGCAGCACCGATTGAAATCAATATACCTCCGCTTCGCGAAAGAAGAGATGACGTTACTGACTTGGTGGACCACTTCCTTGCGCCATTAAAGCAGGCTGCGCTCCATACAGACATCAGAATTGAGGCGGACGCTGTCGCCGAACTAGTGAAATATCATTGGCCCAGCAATGTACGCGAATTGAACTGGGTCGTCGACAAGTTGTATTTGCTGGCAGACGAAGGCGTCATATCCGCGGAACTCGTACGTTCACAGCTTGAAGCAAGTACTGGGGGTGTTAGTTCTAGGCCTGATTTGAGCGATCTGAAGGGACTGCCACTCGACGAACGACTGGCAATAGTTGAGGAGGCCGCCATGCTAGAGGCGTACGAGGCGGCAAAAGGGGTGCGGACGGAAATGGCTCGCCTTCTCGGCAAGACAGATCGAACCAAGATTACTAAGTGGTGCAAGTCGCATGAAAGCAAATGA
- a CDS encoding PEP/pyruvate-binding domain-containing protein, which translates to MRIVAPLFESDEKQRVKAGGKGAWLSRLHHAGFRVPTGFVLTSDAYSLAVCNSGLDKIIAVELERIADYEDVASVSNASKRIGEYFYGMVVPEQVSNELCREFDSLEAEFVAVRSSASMEDGEKASWAGQLETKLNTSRDELIDSVRACWASLYSTRALSYCHNGGFNIHDCSVGLVIQEMVNSDVSGIAFSVHPVTNDADKVVIEAGFGLGEAVVSGAITPDTYVFSKSAKGLTEKHVGNQRKKLVRTVQGKTDWVELPAESARQQKLSDATLEEVANTVIEIESTFEIPVDVEWAVEDGTLHILQSRPITTLGGQG; encoded by the coding sequence ATGAGAATTGTGGCACCACTTTTTGAGTCAGACGAAAAGCAACGCGTGAAAGCGGGCGGGAAAGGTGCGTGGCTATCACGCCTACATCACGCTGGCTTTCGCGTGCCAACTGGCTTCGTATTGACATCCGATGCCTACTCGCTGGCAGTGTGTAATTCTGGCCTGGACAAGATAATTGCGGTAGAACTGGAGCGAATCGCTGACTACGAGGATGTTGCGAGTGTTTCAAACGCGTCAAAGAGAATTGGCGAATACTTTTACGGGATGGTCGTTCCCGAGCAAGTGTCAAATGAGCTCTGTAGAGAATTCGATTCGCTCGAAGCGGAGTTCGTGGCTGTGCGATCGAGTGCAAGCATGGAAGACGGGGAAAAAGCATCGTGGGCAGGGCAGTTGGAGACAAAACTCAACACCAGTCGAGACGAATTAATTGACTCGGTAAGGGCATGTTGGGCATCTCTGTATTCCACACGCGCGCTTAGCTACTGCCACAACGGTGGCTTCAATATTCACGATTGCAGTGTCGGCTTGGTCATTCAAGAAATGGTTAATAGCGATGTGTCCGGTATCGCATTCTCCGTGCACCCAGTGACTAACGACGCCGACAAAGTGGTCATCGAGGCTGGATTCGGTTTGGGCGAGGCTGTTGTTTCGGGTGCTATCACCCCGGACACGTACGTGTTCAGTAAGTCAGCCAAAGGTTTAACTGAGAAGCATGTCGGCAATCAGAGGAAGAAGTTGGTGCGAACAGTCCAGGGGAAAACTGATTGGGTGGAGCTTCCCGCTGAATCGGCTCGACAACAGAAGCTGTCTGACGCAACGCTGGAAGAGGTTGCTAATACCGTAATCGAAATTGAAAGCACGTTTGAAATCCCTGTCGACGTTGAATGGGCAGTTGAAGACGGAACTTTGCACATCCTTCAGAGTCGCCCAATTACGACGTTAGGAGGCCAAGGATGA
- a CDS encoding PEP-utilizing enzyme, translating to MIEYSEPFIARDFAEKTDEELIEVFEGWYRTVNLAQPVLEGYQLVGGLLETRIRELLASALEKRGEPLALMDDYIKRLNIPKKKIGMNQEEEELLQIVAELQATGTTIEVPSPTDEGDALPEAISEAIQSGLPDETKERLKKHFEEWQWISTHHFIGDPYDHTYFYCRIAEMLGQWKKEGQEGWKWQPRDCASELRTLAARDDELQQRCEKLQRELHSEKQLLLYIDIAQDLSYLKPVRVDSYYIAWTNLRPMFVEIGKRVSVTVDELMLLTDKEIVSAIRERSVDALSLSDRKESFAVVKIDGELEMLSGDRLKEVNAKLTKRDYSSFSEVTGKMAFEGHVTGKVTVLHCEDDMPNVEQGDIVVISMTDPNYMPVIKKCGAIVTDYGGMLCHAAITAREHRIPCVMGTEIATRVFKSGDVAEVDAVNGVVRRIERTHD from the coding sequence ATGATCGAGTACTCGGAGCCGTTCATTGCCCGCGACTTTGCGGAGAAAACAGATGAAGAACTCATCGAAGTGTTCGAGGGTTGGTACCGCACAGTGAATCTGGCTCAACCGGTGCTTGAAGGGTATCAGCTGGTGGGCGGTTTGTTGGAAACTCGCATTCGCGAACTGCTCGCCAGCGCTCTCGAAAAACGGGGTGAACCGCTTGCGTTGATGGATGATTACATCAAGCGATTAAACATCCCAAAGAAGAAGATTGGGATGAACCAAGAGGAGGAAGAACTGCTTCAAATTGTTGCGGAGCTACAGGCCACAGGGACAACTATTGAAGTGCCGAGTCCGACCGATGAAGGTGATGCGCTGCCGGAGGCGATCTCTGAGGCGATTCAATCCGGATTGCCGGACGAGACGAAGGAGCGACTTAAAAAGCACTTCGAAGAATGGCAGTGGATCAGTACACACCATTTCATTGGCGACCCCTATGACCATACCTACTTCTACTGCCGCATCGCGGAGATGCTAGGTCAATGGAAGAAAGAAGGGCAGGAAGGCTGGAAGTGGCAGCCTCGAGATTGTGCTTCAGAATTGAGAACACTCGCGGCGAGGGATGACGAGCTTCAACAGCGATGTGAGAAACTGCAGCGCGAACTGCATTCGGAAAAGCAACTTCTTCTTTACATCGACATCGCCCAGGATCTGTCATACCTAAAACCGGTGCGAGTCGATTCGTACTATATCGCTTGGACGAACCTCCGGCCAATGTTCGTGGAGATCGGCAAGCGAGTATCAGTCACGGTAGATGAGTTAATGCTTTTGACGGACAAAGAGATCGTGTCAGCAATCCGCGAAAGGTCCGTCGATGCGCTGTCGTTGTCGGACCGAAAAGAAAGTTTCGCCGTCGTGAAGATTGATGGCGAACTGGAAATGCTGTCGGGAGATCGATTGAAAGAAGTCAACGCGAAACTGACCAAGAGAGACTACTCGTCCTTCTCTGAGGTTACAGGCAAAATGGCGTTCGAAGGTCATGTAACCGGCAAAGTCACCGTACTGCACTGTGAAGACGACATGCCCAATGTAGAGCAAGGTGACATCGTCGTCATTTCGATGACCGATCCGAACTACATGCCAGTGATCAAGAAGTGCGGAGCGATTGTCACTGACTACGGCGGGATGTTGTGCCACGCTGCGATTACTGCTCGGGAACATCGCATCCCCTGTGTTATGGGTACCGAAATTGCGACAAGAGTCTTTAAGTCTGGCGATGTTGCTGAAGTCGATGCTGTTAACGGTGTGGTACGAAGAATCGAACGGACACACGATTAG
- a CDS encoding M23 family metallopeptidase, with protein sequence MRNLLAIILIAGSLTTCCQEANALDNNAQLSFLLTHGDYHVTQEYLSYWSGNPTPDNRHAGVDFATPTGTVIYAPVSGAVIKVGGSLGYCTLYNSTLDVSIIFLHLSTINYSVGDTVNVGEIIGAAGSAGTGGSHLHIEVRPGRRTHAVGPTSGSSTAALTIDPLAAFSNSSGNGLTLYETVHLSGSGDYEIFYTEYYHPGEITAIVKNSGTLDADLYYYSWSANSWYPLSAYDGNEFWTISMGSGQPNSTYPLYIAVVAWSGSGTAEVMWHSSSSAE encoded by the coding sequence ATGAGAAACCTATTGGCGATCATCTTGATCGCCGGGTCGTTGACGACCTGCTGTCAGGAAGCGAACGCGTTGGATAACAACGCACAACTTTCCTTCCTGCTGACTCACGGTGACTATCACGTCACTCAAGAGTACCTGAGTTACTGGAGCGGTAACCCGACGCCAGACAACCGGCACGCCGGTGTGGACTTCGCGACCCCAACTGGCACGGTGATTTACGCACCGGTCAGTGGAGCCGTGATTAAGGTCGGCGGCTCACTGGGCTACTGCACGCTGTACAACTCAACGCTCGACGTCAGCATCATCTTCCTGCACCTTTCCACCATCAATTACTCCGTCGGTGACACCGTCAACGTCGGAGAGATTATCGGTGCGGCGGGAAGTGCAGGAACCGGTGGATCGCACTTACACATCGAAGTGCGTCCCGGCCGCAGGACTCACGCTGTCGGGCCAACATCCGGCAGCAGCACTGCTGCTTTAACGATTGACCCGTTGGCTGCGTTCTCAAACTCGTCAGGCAACGGGCTGACTTTGTATGAGACTGTTCACCTGAGCGGTAGCGGCGACTACGAGATCTTCTACACCGAGTATTACCACCCGGGAGAGATCACGGCGATCGTCAAGAACTCGGGAACGCTCGACGCGGACCTGTATTACTACAGCTGGTCTGCCAACAGCTGGTATCCGCTTTCTGCTTACGACGGAAACGAATTCTGGACCATTTCAATGGGAAGTGGTCAGCCGAATTCAACATACCCGTTGTACATCGCCGTCGTGGCATGGTCCGGCAGCGGGACAGCGGAAGTGATGTGGCACTCGTCATCGAGTGCAGAATAA
- a CDS encoding alanyl-tRNA editing protein, translating to MTKAMNLIGDQRVCVGVVTEITNDDGKYIVEFDQTVFCPKGGGQKSDIGTAGESEVINVLKGEGGRILHVLDAEPRYCAGDEVELKVDPDRREQNKRNHSAGHAIAAVTEQCCPQLHAVGGHHYPGEGRVEFEGEMPALDGLLERLTFAVDELIERDCEISIVGKPFESRAIQFAGFEAVPCGGTHVASTSELAGLKLKKLKVKNNRLRISYLID from the coding sequence ATGACAAAAGCAATGAACCTGATTGGTGATCAACGTGTATGTGTGGGCGTTGTAACCGAAATTACGAACGATGATGGCAAGTACATCGTCGAATTTGACCAGACGGTCTTCTGCCCAAAAGGCGGTGGACAGAAGTCTGACATCGGTACGGCAGGAGAATCCGAAGTGATCAACGTCCTTAAGGGCGAAGGTGGACGAATTCTCCATGTGCTTGATGCAGAACCGCGCTATTGCGCCGGCGACGAGGTCGAACTCAAGGTTGATCCCGACCGCCGCGAGCAGAATAAGCGAAACCATAGCGCCGGTCACGCGATTGCTGCTGTGACGGAGCAGTGCTGTCCGCAACTTCATGCTGTCGGTGGTCACCACTACCCCGGAGAAGGGCGAGTTGAGTTTGAAGGCGAAATGCCGGCGCTCGATGGGTTGCTCGAACGGTTGACTTTTGCAGTCGACGAGTTGATCGAAAGAGACTGTGAGATCTCGATCGTTGGCAAACCGTTCGAATCTCGGGCAATTCAGTTTGCAGGCTTTGAAGCTGTGCCGTGTGGCGGAACACATGTTGCGTCCACTAGCGAGTTGGCGGGCCTCAAACTCAAGAAGCTCAAAGTTAAGAACAATCGGCTGCGAATCAGTTACTTGATTGACTGA
- a CDS encoding 2OG-Fe(II) oxygenase, whose protein sequence is MSIMINDLPRTDDESAFVACVENSVSRENLEDLVAGNVIAIRQQGYCLPKRCESIAASLLKHEMMDGYVVDPRIRRWGGRSGTFYDTYVDPSLLEEYFVNAQVVMQGLREACGFDSPIDRLHAELDEASPAGATVARFGKRKMVAGTAREFRVGVGADPHVDSLGFDSCRFPDAPKLDCQLSANIYLQPAEDGGELEIWPQRITCTDTLESLRDPSSDYGLDRKKLGAPAVRIKPEPGELVLFDTNHPHAVCASKRGVRVTLSLFIGLVDWDSPLQLFN, encoded by the coding sequence ATGTCAATTATGATTAATGACCTTCCTCGAACCGATGACGAAAGCGCTTTTGTAGCTTGCGTTGAAAACTCGGTATCGCGGGAAAACCTTGAAGATCTTGTTGCTGGCAACGTGATTGCAATTCGGCAGCAGGGATATTGTTTGCCGAAACGTTGCGAGAGCATCGCTGCTTCTCTTCTCAAGCATGAGATGATGGATGGATATGTCGTTGATCCACGTATCCGTCGTTGGGGTGGTCGCTCAGGCACGTTCTACGACACCTACGTCGATCCGAGCCTTCTTGAAGAGTACTTCGTGAATGCTCAAGTTGTGATGCAGGGACTTCGAGAGGCGTGTGGATTCGATTCCCCGATTGATCGGCTCCACGCCGAACTCGATGAGGCGTCGCCAGCCGGAGCAACCGTTGCTCGATTTGGCAAACGCAAGATGGTTGCCGGAACAGCGCGCGAGTTCCGGGTTGGGGTCGGTGCAGATCCGCATGTTGACTCACTGGGCTTCGACTCCTGTCGTTTCCCAGATGCACCGAAGTTGGATTGCCAGCTTTCCGCGAACATCTATCTGCAGCCTGCGGAAGATGGTGGTGAGCTTGAAATCTGGCCACAACGAATCACGTGCACGGACACACTGGAATCGTTGCGAGATCCGTCGAGTGATTATGGCTTGGACCGAAAGAAGCTCGGCGCACCAGCCGTTCGCATCAAGCCAGAACCGGGTGAACTGGTGTTGTTCGACACGAATCACCCGCATGCTGTCTGTGCATCCAAGCGTGGCGTTCGCGTCACGTTGTCGCTGTTTATCGGACTTGTCGACTGGGACAGTCCGCTTCAACTTTTCAACTAG